In the Ramlibacter tataouinensis TTB310 genome, one interval contains:
- the pheT gene encoding phenylalanine--tRNA ligase subunit beta, producing MQFPESWLRAFCNPPLSTQQIADVLTMGGMEVEDLRPVAPPFTQVVVGEIKEAVQHPNADRLRVCQVDVGQGRLLNIVCGAPNARAGIKVPTALVGAELPPGEDGKPFAIKLGKLRGVESQGMLCSARELKLSEDHGGLLELAADAPVGKSLREVLNLDDHVFTLKLTPNLAHALSVYGVARELSALTGAPLREPKFEPVPPCHDARLKVRLNAPDLCGRFSGRIIRNVDTRAKTPQWMVDRLAGCGQRSVTALVDISNYVMFEFGRPSHIFDHDKIHGALDVRWGRPGEKLRLLNGSTIEVDGRVGVIADDVQVESLAGIMGGDATAVSDDTRNVYVEAAFWWPEAVQGRSRRYNFSTDAGHRFERGVDPSTTVEHIEHVTRLILDICGGEAGPLDDQVARLPQRKPVQLRVARAARVIGMAVTERQCLDAFARLRLPAQADNGVVTVTPPPYRFDLAIEEDLVEEVARIVGYERLPTTPPLAPITAKLPPESRRSRFALRRLLAALGYQETINFSFVEAAWERDLAGNADPVRLLNPIASQMSVMRSSLLGSLLQVLKFNLDRKADRVRIFEVGRVFRRDASVATTDTTVRGVHQPMHLAGLAFGAAEGLQWGRKEQGAVDFFDVKGDVEALLSPRRAEFRPGEHPALHPGRCATIWLDGRQVGVLGELHPRWRQGWELPEPAVLFEIDLEAASQRPVPAFRGVPRVQPVERDIAIVVRDDVSHADLMRAIHGAQAGGLLRQALLFDVYKPRQAAAGLAANEKSLAVRLTLGGMEATLTDAQIEAAVQSVIDRIAREVGGRLRS from the coding sequence ATGCAATTCCCCGAGTCCTGGCTGCGCGCGTTCTGCAACCCGCCGCTGTCCACGCAACAGATCGCCGACGTGCTCACCATGGGTGGCATGGAGGTGGAAGACCTGCGCCCGGTCGCGCCGCCTTTCACCCAGGTGGTGGTGGGCGAGATCAAGGAGGCCGTCCAGCATCCCAACGCCGATCGCCTGCGGGTGTGCCAAGTGGACGTGGGGCAGGGCCGGCTGCTCAATATCGTCTGCGGCGCCCCGAACGCCCGCGCGGGCATCAAGGTGCCCACCGCGTTGGTCGGTGCCGAGCTGCCGCCGGGCGAGGACGGCAAGCCGTTCGCCATCAAGCTGGGCAAGCTGCGCGGCGTCGAGAGCCAGGGCATGCTGTGCTCGGCGCGCGAACTCAAGCTCAGCGAGGACCATGGGGGCCTGCTGGAGCTGGCGGCGGACGCTCCGGTCGGCAAGAGCCTGCGCGAGGTGCTGAACCTCGACGACCACGTCTTCACGCTCAAGCTCACTCCCAACCTGGCGCATGCGCTGTCGGTGTACGGCGTCGCCCGCGAGCTGTCGGCGCTGACCGGCGCCCCATTGAGGGAGCCGAAATTCGAGCCAGTGCCGCCGTGCCACGACGCCAGGCTGAAGGTCAGGCTGAACGCCCCGGACCTCTGCGGGCGCTTCAGCGGCCGCATCATCCGCAACGTCGACACCCGGGCCAAGACGCCGCAGTGGATGGTGGACCGCTTGGCCGGCTGCGGCCAGCGCAGCGTCACCGCATTGGTCGACATCTCCAATTACGTGATGTTCGAGTTCGGCCGGCCCTCGCACATCTTCGACCACGACAAGATCCACGGTGCGCTGGACGTGCGCTGGGGCCGCCCGGGCGAAAAGCTCAGGCTGCTGAACGGCAGCACGATCGAGGTCGACGGCAGGGTCGGCGTGATCGCTGACGACGTCCAGGTCGAGTCGCTGGCGGGCATCATGGGCGGCGATGCCACCGCCGTGTCCGACGACACCCGGAACGTCTATGTCGAGGCCGCCTTCTGGTGGCCGGAAGCGGTGCAGGGGCGTTCCCGGCGCTACAACTTCTCCACCGACGCGGGCCACCGCTTCGAGCGCGGCGTCGACCCGAGCACGACGGTCGAACACATCGAGCACGTCACCCGCCTCATCCTGGACATCTGCGGCGGCGAGGCCGGCCCCCTGGACGACCAGGTAGCCAGGCTGCCGCAGCGCAAGCCGGTGCAGCTGCGCGTCGCCCGTGCCGCCAGGGTGATCGGCATGGCTGTCACCGAGCGGCAATGCCTGGACGCCTTCGCCCGCCTGCGGCTGCCGGCCCAGGCGGACAACGGCGTCGTCACCGTGACGCCGCCGCCGTACCGCTTCGACCTGGCGATCGAGGAGGACCTGGTCGAAGAGGTGGCGCGCATCGTCGGCTACGAGCGCCTGCCCACCACGCCGCCCCTGGCGCCCATCACCGCCAAGCTGCCGCCGGAGAGCCGGCGCAGCCGCTTCGCGCTGCGGCGCCTGCTGGCCGCCCTGGGTTACCAGGAAACCATCAACTTCAGCTTCGTCGAGGCGGCCTGGGAGCGCGACCTGGCCGGCAACGCCGATCCGGTGCGCCTGCTCAACCCGATCGCCAGCCAGATGAGCGTGATGCGCTCCTCGCTGCTGGGTTCCTTGCTGCAGGTGCTGAAGTTCAACCTGGACCGCAAGGCCGACCGCGTGCGCATCTTCGAGGTGGGCCGCGTGTTCCGCCGCGACGCGTCCGTGGCCACCACCGACACGACGGTGCGCGGCGTGCACCAGCCCATGCACCTGGCGGGCCTGGCCTTCGGTGCGGCCGAGGGCCTGCAGTGGGGCCGCAAGGAGCAGGGCGCCGTCGACTTCTTCGACGTCAAGGGCGATGTCGAGGCGCTGCTGTCGCCGCGCCGGGCGGAATTCCGCCCCGGCGAGCACCCGGCGCTGCACCCCGGGCGCTGCGCCACGATCTGGCTGGACGGCCGGCAGGTCGGCGTCCTGGGCGAACTGCATCCGCGCTGGCGCCAGGGCTGGGAACTGCCCGAGCCTGCGGTGCTGTTCGAGATCGATCTCGAGGCCGCCTCGCAGCGGCCGGTGCCCGCCTTCCGCGGCGTGCCGCGGGTGCAGCCGGTAGAACGCGACATCGCCATCGTGGTGCGTGACGACGTCAGCCATGCCGACCTGATGCGCGCCATCCACGGTGCCCAGGCGGGCGGCCTGCTGCGGCAGGCACTGTTGTTCGATGTCTACAAGCCCCGGCAGGCCGCCGCGGGGCTGGCAGCCAATGAGAAGAGCCTGGCCGTGCGCTTGACGCTGGGTGGCATGGAAGCAACACTGACGGATGCCCAGATCGAGGCAGCGGTGCAATCCGTCATCGATCGCATCGCCCGCGAGGTGGGCGGGCGGCTGCGCAGCTGA
- a CDS encoding integration host factor subunit alpha has product MEFTVESLETPALTKAQLAELLFERIGLNKRESKDMIDAFFDLVAGSLVGGDDVKISGFGNFQIRTKAPRPGRNPRTGEAIPIQARRVVTFHASHKLKEQIQGNGIDSGTAED; this is encoded by the coding sequence ATGGAATTCACCGTCGAGAGCCTGGAAACACCGGCCCTGACCAAGGCGCAGCTGGCCGAGCTGCTGTTCGAGCGGATCGGCCTGAACAAGCGCGAGTCCAAGGACATGATCGACGCCTTTTTCGACCTGGTGGCGGGCAGCCTGGTAGGCGGCGACGACGTGAAGATCTCCGGCTTCGGCAATTTCCAGATCCGCACCAAGGCGCCACGGCCCGGCCGCAATCCGCGCACCGGCGAGGCCATCCCCATCCAGGCGCGGCGCGTCGTCACCTTCCATGCCAGCCACAAGCTCAAGGAGCAGATCCAGGGCAATGGCATCGACAGCGGCACGGCCGAAGACTGA
- the rplT gene encoding 50S ribosomal protein L20: MPRVKRGVTARARHKKVLALAKGFRGRRGNVFRIAKEAVMKAGQYAYRDRRTKKRVFRQLWIARINAAARECGLTYSQFANGIRKAGIEIDRKVLADLAVHDKAAFAGIVEQAKAKLAA; encoded by the coding sequence ATGCCTCGCGTCAAACGCGGCGTCACCGCCCGCGCCCGCCACAAGAAAGTTCTCGCCCTGGCCAAGGGCTTCCGCGGCCGCCGCGGCAACGTCTTCCGCATCGCCAAAGAGGCGGTGATGAAGGCCGGGCAGTACGCCTACCGCGACCGCCGCACCAAGAAGCGCGTGTTCCGCCAGCTGTGGATCGCCCGCATCAACGCGGCCGCGCGCGAGTGCGGCCTGACCTACAGCCAGTTCGCCAACGGCATCCGCAAGGCCGGTATCGAGATCGACCGCAAGGTGCTGGCCGACCTCGCCGTGCACGACAAGGCGGCCTTTGCCGGCATCGTGGAGCAGGCCAAGGCCAAGCTGGCTGCCTGA
- the pheS gene encoding phenylalanine--tRNA ligase subunit alpha: MTTNDLESIVAAARQAFAQAATPAELENAKAQFTGKSGRVTELMKGMAALPVDEKKTRGAAINQAKQAIEAALHERRQALADAELEAQLEAEALDVSLPGRLREPGALHPITLTQERIELIFASMGFDVADGPEVESDWHSFTSLNNPPNHPARSMQDTFYVDIKGDDGIPYNLRPHTSPMQVRYAHQRVKKYAEAVRRGEPMPDIRVIAPGRTYRVDNDATHSPMFHQCEGLWLGENVSFKDLKVVFTDFCRTFFESDDLALRFRPSFFPFTEPSAEIDIQFQSGPLAGRWLEISGSGQVHPQVVRNMGLDPEKYIGFAFGMGMDRLTMLRYGVSDLRLFFDGDIRFLKQFR, translated from the coding sequence ATGACCACCAACGATCTCGAATCCATCGTCGCGGCCGCCCGCCAGGCGTTCGCCCAGGCGGCCACGCCGGCCGAACTGGAGAACGCCAAGGCGCAGTTCACCGGCAAGTCGGGCCGCGTCACCGAGCTGATGAAGGGCATGGCCGCGCTCCCGGTCGACGAGAAGAAGACGCGCGGCGCGGCGATCAACCAGGCCAAGCAGGCGATCGAGGCGGCGCTGCACGAGCGCCGCCAGGCGCTGGCCGACGCCGAGCTGGAAGCGCAGCTCGAGGCCGAGGCGCTCGACGTGTCGCTTCCGGGCCGCCTGCGCGAGCCCGGCGCACTGCACCCGATCACGCTGACCCAGGAACGCATCGAGCTGATCTTCGCCAGCATGGGCTTCGACGTGGCCGACGGCCCCGAAGTCGAGAGCGACTGGCACAGCTTCACGTCGCTGAACAACCCGCCCAACCACCCGGCGCGCTCGATGCAGGACACGTTCTACGTGGACATCAAGGGCGACGACGGCATCCCGTACAACCTGCGGCCGCACACCAGCCCGATGCAGGTGCGCTACGCCCACCAGCGCGTCAAGAAGTACGCCGAGGCGGTCCGGCGCGGCGAGCCCATGCCGGACATCCGCGTGATCGCACCGGGGCGCACGTACCGCGTGGACAACGACGCCACCCACTCGCCCATGTTCCACCAGTGCGAAGGCCTGTGGCTGGGCGAGAACGTGAGCTTCAAGGACCTGAAGGTCGTCTTCACCGACTTCTGCCGCACCTTCTTCGAAAGCGACGACCTGGCGCTGCGCTTCCGCCCCAGCTTCTTCCCGTTCACCGAGCCTTCCGCCGAGATCGACATCCAGTTCCAGAGCGGCCCGCTGGCCGGCCGCTGGCTGGAGATCTCCGGCTCCGGGCAGGTGCACCCGCAGGTGGTGCGCAACATGGGCCTCGATCCTGAAAAGTACATCGGCTTCGCCTTCGGCATGGGCATGGACCGCCTGACCATGCTGCGCTACGGCGTCAGCGACCTGCGCCTGTTCTTCGACGGCGACATCCGCTTCCTCAAGCAATTCCGGTAA
- the rpmI gene encoding 50S ribosomal protein L35, whose product MPKMKTKSGAKKRFRVRPGGTVKRGQAFKRHILTKKTTKNKRHLRGAVAVHETNMGHMAQMLPFAGL is encoded by the coding sequence ATGCCCAAGATGAAGACCAAGAGCGGCGCCAAGAAGCGTTTCCGCGTCCGTCCCGGTGGGACCGTCAAGCGTGGCCAGGCTTTCAAGCGCCACATCCTGACGAAGAAGACCACCAAGAACAAGCGCCATCTGCGTGGTGCGGTCGCTGTGCATGAGACCAACATGGGTCACATGGCGCAGATGCTGCCGTTCGCCGGCCTGTAA
- the infC gene encoding translation initiation factor IF-3 — protein sequence MATDFRDRRHREERKHRLNREIMAPEVRLSGPENEPLGIVSLQEALRMAGELDVDLVEIAATANPPVCRLMDYGKFKYQEQKKAAEAKAKQTVIEIKEIKFRPGTDEGDYAIKMRNIRRFLAEGDKCKITLRFRGREITHQEIGMALLNRIRDELGDSILIEQFPKLEGRQMIMMIAPSRKKVVAKPAAEPQGASA from the coding sequence ATCGCTACTGACTTTCGCGACCGCCGCCACCGCGAGGAACGCAAGCACCGCCTGAACCGGGAAATCATGGCCCCGGAAGTCCGCCTCTCCGGCCCCGAGAACGAGCCCCTGGGCATCGTCAGCCTGCAAGAGGCGCTGCGCATGGCGGGCGAGCTGGACGTGGACCTGGTCGAGATTGCCGCGACTGCCAACCCGCCGGTGTGCCGGCTGATGGACTACGGCAAGTTCAAGTACCAGGAACAGAAGAAGGCGGCGGAAGCGAAAGCCAAGCAGACGGTCATCGAGATCAAGGAAATCAAGTTCCGGCCGGGCACCGACGAGGGCGACTACGCCATCAAGATGCGCAACATCCGCCGTTTCCTGGCCGAGGGGGACAAGTGCAAGATCACGCTGCGCTTCCGCGGCCGCGAGATCACGCACCAGGAGATCGGCATGGCGTTGCTCAACCGCATCCGCGACGAGCTGGGCGACAGCATCCTAATCGAGCAGTTCCCCAAGCTGGAAGGCCGGCAGATGATCATGATGATCGCGCCGAGCCGCAAGAAGGTCGTTGCCAAGCCGGCCGCCGAGCCGCAAGGCGCTTCGGCCTGA